The genomic DNA ACACCAACCATTTGCATGATGATACAATATCTGACGCCATGATTGAAGCGATTAAGCAAAAGACATACTGCAAATATCCTGCCCCTGAAGGATTCAGCGAATTAAAACAATTGATTTTAGATGATTTGGGATTGGAAGGTCTGGAAGTGCTTTTGACTTCAGGTGCAACCGAATCACTGTACCTTGTAATGCAGGCTCTTCTTGAACCTGAGGACAACGTGATTCTATCAGATCCTGGATACTTCATCATCGGAGATTTCGCAAACAGGTTCTGTGATGAGGTAAGGTATGTTCCTATTTACCATGAAGAAAATGATTACAAGCTCACTCCTGACCTTTTAAGGGAGAATATGGATGAAAACACCCGTATGGTAATATTGATTGATCCGTTAAACCCATTAGGTTCCTCATACAATGAAGATGAATTGAAAGAATTTGCCCAAATCGCAAAAGAAAACGATTTATACTTATTACATGATATAACTTACAAAGACTTTGCACGTGAGCATTTCCTGGTACAGAACTATGCTCCTGAACAAACATTGACCATATACAGCTTTTCCAAAATATTCGGAATGGCCGGTTTAAGGATTGGTGGTGTGGTATCATCAAAACCTATAATCGATGCAATCAAAAACGCAGTGGTTAATGACCTTGGAGTGAACATCATCTCACAATTCGGTGCAATCGCAGGTCTCAAATCAAAACCTGAATGGTTTGAAAAGATGAGAGAAACCTGCTTTGAAAACCAAAGGCTGATTAATGAAATGATTGAGCCTATCGAGGGTGTCTTCCTGCCTGTCTATCCGTCTGATGCAAACATGATGGTAATCGACCTTTCAGGTGCGGGAATTGATCCGAAGGTAATGTCAAACTATTTGGTTGATAAAAAACTGTTCACAAGGGAAGGCGAATACACTTCAGAGGAATTCGGTGACAGATACCTGCGTATCAGTTTCTCAATTCCAACAGAGGAAATCAAAGTCTTTTGTGAAGAGTTCCCTAAAGCAGTGGAAGCTTTAAGGACAAAATAGGTTAATGGTATGAGATTTAGGTATCATCAACCTACTCCTAATTTTTACAGTATTGATAATCCTATTAAACCAAAAACAACCATCACAGATGATTTTTTAGATGAATTCAGAGATATCGCTCTTGCGTCACGATTTGTTGGACTCAGCTATTCCAAGTTAAGTGACGAGTTTAAAAGCGAGTGGGACATCGACTGGGACAATATAATTATACTCAAGTATTTCATGTCCTCAGACATTCTTAAGATGGATCCTTCAAAGGAAAAATGCAAGTTGATGGATGCGGAATTTCAGGAATTCGGCCAGAAAACATTTGCACTTGCAGACATTTTAAGACAAGAGGGTTTCAGGGCGGATTTGATCAATCCTTTGGATGACCGTGTAAGTTTGAGGGCAATAGCATTACAGTCAAACGAAGCGGTCATTACAAGAAGCAACATGTGCATGTTCAGGGAAGGGTTGAACCTTGGATTTTTCATGATTAAAACATCAATTGAAAACCTGCCGTTTAAAACCGAAAACGACATGGGATGGGTGAGGGACTACTGCTCAACATGCGGCGTGTGCATTGACAGATGCCCTGAAAACGCATTTGACGATGATGAGAAATTCATAAGGAAATCATGCACTGCCCATCGTGAAGGCTGCAGTGTGTGCATCGATTTCTGTCCATTTTACAAAAGAGGTTATGAGAAGGTAAAACAAAGATACGGGAGAATGAAAAAATGAGTGATAAAATAGCATTGGTATCTTGCAGCGGATTAAGTCCGCTCGGATTAGTAGTAAGGGCAGCCAGCGTTGAACTGGCACTTGAAAACGATAACATTGTAGCGGCATGCATCACAGAGTATTCAGCACAGCCAAACAATTGCTCTCCAATTCTTGAGGATGCAAAGATCGTTACAATAACCGGCTGTGGGGATGACTGCGCTTCAGTAATCCTAAACGATAAGGATGTTGATGTGGTTAAAAACATTTCAGCCGATGCAGTTGTCAAAACCTATGATTTGAATCCATTGGATGCAGTCAGACTGGATGAAGACGGTGAAAAGGCTGTGGAGATATTGAAACGTTATATCTTGAAAGAGCTTGAAGGAATCTAACGGGAACGTATTTCAACATTTTCCATTTCCTTTATTTTGCAGATATCATCGTTTAAAATTAATAGGATCATCTCCAATGTTTTCTTAATTCCATCCTCCGATCGACTGAAGAGCATTTCACTGTTGTTTTCACGCAAATCAGCATAAACGCTGGTTGTTGTTGTTATTTCATATTTAGGTGTGATTATTGTTATTGCCCCATGTCCGATTCCGGCAGTTGTGCCGACGGCGATATCACAGTCGCTCAAGTCTTTAACGGATTGGGCCATGATTTTACTTACTTTCTTATCTCCGGATTCATCATAAACCTTAATGCCCTTAATTAGCATTTTCGGTTTTGGAGGATTTTCAACATTCAATATTTTGGAAACGGCCTCTATTGTAGGGATGAATAGGCTGCATGTTACGCTAAGCTCATTATAGTTGAAATCACCATATTTTTCAGGGTTTTCAACATATTCGCATCCGAAGTTTCCTTCATAATCTTGAGCTAATGCATGAAGTTCCATTCCGATTTTTCCATGTGTGAAACATTCCGCTGTCGCTATCTTAATCATTTTTATCTCTCAATAGTTTTAAGGCAGTCATTGTAATTATTTTTGCAACTTCATCAAGAGTGTATGGAGTGACCGGCTCATTGTCCCTGATTAGTTTGTTTGTTGTTAGGATTAGATGATTTTCAGTTATTCCTTCCTTTCTTAACTCTTCAACGGCAGGATTTGAATCGTCGTACTCTGAAATGTCTTTTATCTCAATGTTTTCATTACCGAATCCGAAAATTCCTGCGGTTCCAATTGTTTTGGCACCATTTTCATGGGCGTGTTTGATTATCTTTGCGGCGGTAGGTATTGTGTTTCCTCCTGCAATGACAATGATCACCACATCTCCCTTAATCAAATCAAGATTGCTCTCGTCAATGTATTCAGGATGGCTTTCAATTAATCTGAAATTTTCATCATGAGTGCACAATTGCCTTAGGAAATCCGGCTTGTTCTGACCGCTTTCGGCACCAAGCATTGTAAAAATCACATCTCCCCCATCAATCTTCTGTCCATCGAATGCTGCGATAACTTTAGGTCCGCCCCTGTGAACTTGGATTAAATTTATTCCAATTCTTAAACCTAATCTTCCACATCCAATCAAGTCAATTCTTCCGCGAGGGACTTGTTTGTCTTCCATTTTTTTGATTTCATCATTTACCATATTATCACTCGAATTCTAACTTTTCCATAGGCTTTTCATTAATAATTTCCATATTGATGTCAAGTTCTTTTAAAACATCTGCAAGTGCATATAATCCTGGAAGTTCACTTTCATGATGATTTAGG from uncultured Methanobrevibacter sp. includes the following:
- a CDS encoding pyridoxal phosphate-dependent aminotransferase, which produces MRDKDFDIKNPKKKFQKTERVPPEGYSSANDFFEDMYMDEDMIWMGQNTNHLHDDTISDAMIEAIKQKTYCKYPAPEGFSELKQLILDDLGLEGLEVLLTSGATESLYLVMQALLEPEDNVILSDPGYFIIGDFANRFCDEVRYVPIYHEENDYKLTPDLLRENMDENTRMVILIDPLNPLGSSYNEDELKEFAQIAKENDLYLLHDITYKDFAREHFLVQNYAPEQTLTIYSFSKIFGMAGLRIGGVVSSKPIIDAIKNAVVNDLGVNIISQFGAIAGLKSKPEWFEKMRETCFENQRLINEMIEPIEGVFLPVYPSDANMMVIDLSGAGIDPKVMSNYLVDKKLFTREGEYTSEEFGDRYLRISFSIPTEEIKVFCEEFPKAVEALRTK
- a CDS encoding UPF0254 family protein: MIKIATAECFTHGKIGMELHALAQDYEGNFGCEYVENPEKYGDFNYNELSVTCSLFIPTIEAVSKILNVENPPKPKMLIKGIKVYDESGDKKVSKIMAQSVKDLSDCDIAVGTTAGIGHGAITIITPKYEITTTTSVYADLRENNSEMLFSRSEDGIKKTLEMILLILNDDICKIKEMENVEIRSR
- a CDS encoding ferredoxin produces the protein MRFRYHQPTPNFYSIDNPIKPKTTITDDFLDEFRDIALASRFVGLSYSKLSDEFKSEWDIDWDNIIILKYFMSSDILKMDPSKEKCKLMDAEFQEFGQKTFALADILRQEGFRADLINPLDDRVSLRAIALQSNEAVITRSNMCMFREGLNLGFFMIKTSIENLPFKTENDMGWVRDYCSTCGVCIDRCPENAFDDDEKFIRKSCTAHREGCSVCIDFCPFYKRGYEKVKQRYGRMKK
- a CDS encoding putative zinc-binding protein; the encoded protein is MSDKIALVSCSGLSPLGLVVRAASVELALENDNIVAACITEYSAQPNNCSPILEDAKIVTITGCGDDCASVILNDKDVDVVKNISADAVVKTYDLNPLDAVRLDEDGEKAVEILKRYILKELEGI